One region of Ahniella affigens genomic DNA includes:
- a CDS encoding NAD(P)/FAD-dependent oxidoreductase, giving the protein MSTSTQSTTLAVIGGGPAGLMAALTAAEQGVAVALYEGKPSVGRKFLIAGRGGLNLTHNEAADRFAQRFGLQQAWVSPWLSQFSADHARAFAAELGIATFVGTSGRVFPDDMKAAPMLRAWVQRLRSRGVLMHMRHRLSALESDGQGGWSLRFQHDSESVQVATRAVVLALGGASWPQLGSDGSFASWLSPYATVADFKPANCGFELAWSEGFRRRKAGAPLKSIALIPPVGADHLVEAQPSAKGECVISEYGLEGSLIYAHARWIRDRLESGPAAIELDLLPDLATDRVLREWSQQPAKRSLSERLRRMPGLDALKVDLCLEAHKQFKLPATAFPHALKALPLPFDRPRPIAEAISTAGGVVQSSLDETLMLRQAPGVFCAGEMLDWEAPTGGYLLTASMASGVVAAQGATRWLQREDGAAT; this is encoded by the coding sequence ATGAGCACGTCAACACAATCGACGACGCTCGCCGTCATCGGTGGTGGCCCAGCTGGGCTCATGGCAGCGCTGACCGCAGCCGAGCAAGGCGTTGCGGTCGCACTTTATGAGGGCAAACCGTCGGTGGGTCGGAAGTTTCTGATCGCTGGGCGGGGTGGTTTGAATCTGACCCACAACGAAGCGGCAGATCGCTTCGCGCAGCGCTTTGGGCTGCAGCAGGCTTGGGTCAGTCCGTGGCTGTCGCAGTTCAGCGCTGACCATGCGCGCGCATTCGCTGCTGAACTCGGTATCGCGACGTTCGTAGGCACTTCCGGCCGGGTATTCCCCGATGACATGAAGGCGGCACCGATGCTGCGTGCCTGGGTGCAGCGGCTGCGTTCGCGGGGTGTGCTGATGCACATGCGGCATCGGTTGAGCGCGCTGGAGTCTGATGGTCAGGGCGGATGGTCGCTTCGTTTTCAGCATGACAGCGAATCCGTTCAAGTAGCCACTCGGGCGGTGGTTCTGGCGCTCGGAGGGGCATCATGGCCACAACTCGGATCGGATGGCAGCTTCGCAAGTTGGTTGTCGCCATATGCCACGGTCGCAGACTTCAAGCCTGCAAACTGTGGTTTCGAGTTAGCATGGTCTGAAGGCTTCCGACGCAGAAAGGCTGGTGCGCCGCTAAAGTCGATTGCGTTGATCCCGCCTGTGGGAGCCGATCATCTGGTGGAAGCTCAGCCCAGTGCTAAGGGTGAATGCGTGATCAGCGAATATGGGCTGGAAGGTAGTCTCATTTACGCCCACGCGCGCTGGATTCGGGATCGGCTTGAGTCTGGCCCTGCTGCGATCGAACTCGACCTGCTGCCGGATTTGGCGACGGATCGCGTGCTGCGTGAATGGAGCCAGCAACCGGCTAAGCGCAGCCTGTCTGAACGTCTGCGCCGAATGCCCGGCCTGGATGCATTGAAGGTGGATCTGTGCCTTGAAGCGCACAAGCAGTTCAAACTCCCTGCGACGGCGTTTCCGCATGCTTTGAAAGCGCTGCCGTTGCCCTTCGACCGACCGCGGCCCATCGCCGAAGCAATAAGTACCGCCGGTGGCGTCGTGCAGTCCAGTCTCGACGAAACGCTGATGTTGCGTCAGGCGCCAGGCGTCTTCTGCGCTGGCGAAATGCTCGACTGGGAAGCACCCACTGGCGGGTACTTGCTGACCGCGAGCATGGCCAGCGGCGTGGTCGCGGCACAGGGTGCTACTAGGTGGTTGCAGCGGGAAGATGGCGCAGCGACGTGA